In Lytechinus pictus isolate F3 Inbred chromosome 13, Lp3.0, whole genome shotgun sequence, the DNA window GTCGCCGGAAGCATACAGGCCCCAGCCACAATGGTAGACAATGCAGCAGTGGAGATGGCGGCAGTCAACTGCTTCATTGCATGAAATGACTTTGCAACACGATCACCAGTCGGTGCGATCCGATAAGCAACACCGTAATGGATTGTGAAGTCAACGGACAGACCAACAGCTAAGGACATGATGGTGGCCTCCAGGATATTTAACTCCCATCCGATGAAGACCAGAGAGCCCACAGTCACGAAAACCGTTCCTGATATTGAAAGAATGGCGAAGAGAGTGATCAGGACATTCCAAGTGGTGAGAAGAAGCACCAGGGCGGCGACGCCTAGAGACATCCCGATGGAGAAGGGGAACCCTGTTACGAGGCTCTGTTGTAGATCAAAGAAATACAGCTGGTTCTCACTGAAGCTTACAAACCACCCATGCGAAATCGCTTCTGGAGCCTTGTCCATCTCTGTCCTACTCCACTGGTTTATTTCGTTCCAGAAAGTATCAATGCTTTCATAGTTCAATGAATATCTTGTATTACTGGTGAATGAAAGTAACAGGCCAGTTAGTTTCTGTCCTTCACCGAAGCGAGTCATGGGCTCTAAACCTGCCAAAGCCACAAACTTGGAAGCACACTGTTCGAAGAGCTCTGGCTCATAGGGAAAGTCAAAGTTCTCGCAACATGGAGAAACATCCTGGTGAAACAAGGGGTTGTTGCATGGAGATTCCATCATGATTTCCCTGAAGATATCGATGAAACAGAAATCCTGATAACTGTCCTGCGGTGAGTAGAATGATTGGTTTTTAACATCAGAGCAGAAGTTTAGTAGCCATTCTTGCGACTCTGGAGATGAGATGTTGAATAGGTTGTCCAACACGAGACTACCCCTGTCATCGGGATCCCATGCATTTCCATTGTCTTTCGATTCAAGCCCCCAAACAAACTTCATAGGCATCTTGCTTTGCTCGAGTTGCTCAAAATCAAAATGGTCTACATAAACCTGGTCATACTGCTCAAGAAAATCTGActttatgaaaatttgaaacacTGATTGAGTCGGTAGTTGTAGCTTTGGGTATATGAATATAGCACAGCCACCGCCTATTCCCAGTAATGTGAAAATAATCAGCCAAACGTAGCGCAGTTTGAAAACAATTTGGGGGAGAGCCTTTTCAAAGACGTGTATCGACGCTGTTTCGAGAGCTTGCGTGACTACTTTGAGACTTGAGCACTTCAACGAATGGCGATTGCGACATTTCCTGCAACGTAGGTATCTTTCTTCAATGATGACGATGGCAGGAAGCCAGGTCAGtgtgaacaaaaaattaaaGAGGATAGCACATCCGGAGTACACCGCAAAGCACTTAATGGCTGTGATTGAACTGATGATGCTAAAGAAAAGCGCGGAGGACGTCGTAAAGCTCGTAACAAACATCGTAATCGCTGCATGGTGCAAAGTTTCTTGCAGGATCTTGACCGTGTTCTCTTCCCTGTTCGAGTATTTCTCTCCGCACTTTCGCCAAAGATCCATGTAGACAAACGTGTCATCGGCGCCAATGCCAAGTACGAGTATTACTGCCAAGATGTTGACAAACGGGAAGAACGGCAGTCCGATGACAACCACGTATACGAAATAGGCCCATACTAACGCCATTGCCATGTCGGCGATAGTCAATAGCGTGATAAACAGTGATCCTGTGTAGAGCCAAATGATGAAGACTGCAACTGCAACTGCCAGGCCGACTAGCTTTATGTCAGAGATCAGGAACGAGGAAAAGAGAAGGAACTTAAATTGCCCACCAATAGCAGTTATTTTCATAAAGTCGTCACGGAGGTCCTTTCGCCCCTGTAACCTATCCGTATACAACTGGCCAGTCGTGGAGCCGAACCCAGAAATAGGGGTTATCATCAAGCTGAAGGAAATGTCCAAATCACCTCTTTCAAATCGGGACGCGGACTCTGACGGCAGTAGGTAGTGGAAGATGTTGTAGACCGCATGTCGGTCTATGCAGTACCGCGGCACTGTCGGGCATGAGGTAGGGGAGCAGCCATACTGGAGGGAACCATTCGCGTAGTGTGGGGCACATTCTGTCAGGAGATCAACCAGGTGTGTGACGTCGTCCTCGGTGGTGTCGAAGCAAGATGCTTTGTTCTGGAGGTGAGCGGCATACATTCCTAAAGACGCTGGTTGGCAATTTGTCGGGGGCTCAGAGACGCCTGGGAGGACGTGTTCGTTGAACAGACGACACATTGAATGGAAGGCGTCAACGGAAAAGAGTGATATTCGTGGGTTTACGACGGAAAATACTATCCGGAGGTTGTGCCAATGTAGTCCTGTAAAATGATAGGATATTAAAGATCAAATGATGTAATGGCGTTATTGATAATGGCGTTTTTCAATCTGCATGCTCAAACGGCCTTCATCTGTGCTTTTTACCATCATAAGGTATTTGAAGTGAAACATATACACAAGACTATTcatgattcagcccccccccctcacactgTGATTAGAATTCGCATGTATTACTGCTGATATCAATGTGTTGCATCGATTATTTGTATCAATTTACAACAATAAATTTAGAATGGAAAGGTATTACGTGTAAATTGGAAGTATTTAAGTAATGGTCTTCACAATTTCGCAGGATTTATATTATTGCATTGTCAACATTGAGCAAGGGTCAGTAGTCGTACGTGtgttaataacaataataataacaataacgacatgatgataatgattatgatactaatgatactactactactacgactactactactacaagtaataataataataatacttcaaTTACCTGGTTCAACACAAGATTTAAATTGATCTTGATTTGTCGCATTCTCCTCTGAAGACGGACTTCGAGTTGTCAGACTGTCATCAAACCTGTCTATCGTGTCTACTCTAGTCGACGTCGGGACGTCCGTCGGCAGCGTCGGCAAAGTGAAATTACCTAGCACGTTCCTTCTCGACACCGTGTGATTGTCATGGATATTCATGATGTGAAAGTTGTCGTCGTCGGTGATCATGTTGAATAGCTCCAGTCCCGTGAGACGATCCCGAATAGGGGTGTGTCGTGCTTCGAATCCCTGCAGGAAAATGAGTAATGGAAAAGCCCTGGTAATATGAACCAATTCTGCTACTGCTACTAAGACtactacactgttagaaaatttatacttacttaataaaataagttcctgcagcagagtctcgagaacacatGTAATCTTACCCGATTGCGTAAtcttatatcatgtaaaattacaggaaattggtacatggtgtatggaaccttacaattTCCTTatataaaacacccttttcccctttttaaacagacctgttctgttaaattgcagaaaaattcccgTTTTGtgaatttacaaaatgattctgttattgctttctg includes these proteins:
- the LOC129274091 gene encoding protein dispatched homolog 1-like isoform X1, with product MFVYHSKDSTAVVNYVPRYYNDSVYNNQNALITTGLTRQQWEENGFVLVRDVPYTLGASPYLERNPLPERTGWRDTRRLQWLGGKSPRYSDSSSFRNNRKRDGRRIPMDDIIDHRINVGFTHQAPSFRDPKLRTLSAISDAVNSHGARDTVFGESVDEKCDLCDEAQAPSYHTYPNDLGFDTADGHDGDTGPTAYDVVDDYEGGDLTLHDIHIHTSVMTSGITNSAYYSKGDEEIKTSNDVQEHAEGDNAKDESERLLNSGFWFWYSKFIVRFPVLFCVAIILLTVAAGAVAFTLYDIPQFDDPEKGFEARHTPIRDRLTGLELFNMITDDDNFHIMNIHDNHTVSRRNVLGNFTLPTLPTDVPTSTRVDTIDRFDDSLTTRSPSSEENATNQDQFKSCVEPGLHWHNLRIVFSVVNPRISLFSVDAFHSMCRLFNEHVLPGVSEPPTNCQPASLGMYAAHLQNKASCFDTTEDDVTHLVDLLTECAPHYANGSLQYGCSPTSCPTVPRYCIDRHAVYNIFHYLLPSESASRFERGDLDISFSLMITPISGFGSTTGQLYTDRLQGRKDLRDDFMKITAIGGQFKFLLFSSFLISDIKLVGLAVAVAVFIIWLYTGSLFITLLTIADMAMALVWAYFVYVVVIGLPFFPFVNILAVILVLGIGADDTFVYMDLWRKCGEKYSNREENTVKILQETLHHAAITMFVTSFTTSSALFFSIISSITAIKCFAVYSGCAILFNFLFTLTWLPAIVIIEERYLRCRKCRNRHSLKCSSLKVVTQALETASIHVFEKALPQIVFKLRYVWLIIFTLLGIGGGCAIFIYPKLQLPTQSVFQIFIKSDFLEQYDQVYVDHFDFEQLEQSKMPMKFVWGLESKDNGNAWDPDDRGSLVLDNLFNISSPESQEWLLNFCSDVKNQSFYSPQDSYQDFCFIDIFREIMMESPCNNPLFHQDVSPCCENFDFPYEPELFEQCASKFVALAGLEPMTRFGEGQKLTGLLLSFTSNTRYSLNYESIDTFWNEINQWSRTEMDKAPEAISHGWFVSFSENQLYFFDLQQSLVTGFPFSIGMSLGVAALVLLLTTWNVLITLFAILSISGTVFVTVGSLVFIGWELNILEATIMSLAVGLSVDFTIHYGVAYRIAPTGDRVAKSFHAMKQLTAAISTAALSTIVAGACMLPATVLSYQQIGVFLALIMGVSWTYGTFFFMSLCMVLGPEKNCCGVQPQGTSCFCCRKTEPNNKTIEKRRYASDFHNMYTY
- the LOC129274091 gene encoding protein dispatched homolog 1-like isoform X2: MDDIIDHRINVGFTHQAPSFRDPKLRTLSAISDAVNSHGARDTVFGESVDEKCDLCDEAQAPSYHTYPNDLGFDTADGHDGDTGPTAYDVVDDYEGGDLTLHDIHIHTSVMTSGITNSAYYSKGDEEIKTSNDVQEHAEGDNAKDESERLLNSGFWFWYSKFIVRFPVLFCVAIILLTVAAGAVAFTLYDIPQFDDPEKGFEARHTPIRDRLTGLELFNMITDDDNFHIMNIHDNHTVSRRNVLGNFTLPTLPTDVPTSTRVDTIDRFDDSLTTRSPSSEENATNQDQFKSCVEPGLHWHNLRIVFSVVNPRISLFSVDAFHSMCRLFNEHVLPGVSEPPTNCQPASLGMYAAHLQNKASCFDTTEDDVTHLVDLLTECAPHYANGSLQYGCSPTSCPTVPRYCIDRHAVYNIFHYLLPSESASRFERGDLDISFSLMITPISGFGSTTGQLYTDRLQGRKDLRDDFMKITAIGGQFKFLLFSSFLISDIKLVGLAVAVAVFIIWLYTGSLFITLLTIADMAMALVWAYFVYVVVIGLPFFPFVNILAVILVLGIGADDTFVYMDLWRKCGEKYSNREENTVKILQETLHHAAITMFVTSFTTSSALFFSIISSITAIKCFAVYSGCAILFNFLFTLTWLPAIVIIEERYLRCRKCRNRHSLKCSSLKVVTQALETASIHVFEKALPQIVFKLRYVWLIIFTLLGIGGGCAIFIYPKLQLPTQSVFQIFIKSDFLEQYDQVYVDHFDFEQLEQSKMPMKFVWGLESKDNGNAWDPDDRGSLVLDNLFNISSPESQEWLLNFCSDVKNQSFYSPQDSYQDFCFIDIFREIMMESPCNNPLFHQDVSPCCENFDFPYEPELFEQCASKFVALAGLEPMTRFGEGQKLTGLLLSFTSNTRYSLNYESIDTFWNEINQWSRTEMDKAPEAISHGWFVSFSENQLYFFDLQQSLVTGFPFSIGMSLGVAALVLLLTTWNVLITLFAILSISGTVFVTVGSLVFIGWELNILEATIMSLAVGLSVDFTIHYGVAYRIAPTGDRVAKSFHAMKQLTAAISTAALSTIVAGACMLPATVLSYQQIGVFLALIMGVSWTYGTFFFMSLCMVLGPEKNCCGVQPQGTSCFCCRKTEPNNKTIEKRRYASDFHNMYTY